The Clavelina lepadiformis chromosome 1, kaClaLepa1.1, whole genome shotgun sequence genome segment TTGTGACCAATGGTTGTGCGAATGGTGAATCTTTCTGGTAACCATCATAATTGCATAGAATACTTGGACTGgcatataataaaaaagtaataCGCCAAAATGCGCAAGGTTTGCAAGTAGTGGGCTACTCCAAAGGCAAAGATCGTTAGCCCAACATGATCACTTAATTGCTATAACATAGAATAATACAATcaatttaacataaaaatgaatggtgtaacaacaaataaaacaacctAAACACATTATAGCCATTGTGTTTAATGCAGATAATTGCAAAGGTTTGCATGTCAGGAACttttttatttccacaaaTACATTGTTTCATGAATAATATTGATACTGAAGTAAGATGAAGACTGgcaaatttaataattttcaatccacaaaatttgtatattttatttataccCGCGTACTATGTACAATGACATACAAACTTTTTTCCCATGTTTAACAGCACTATGTAAAATTATTTCACCTTTCCCTAGTACAGCTGTTACATTGGATGGAATTTCTTTTCCAACAAAAGATGGACGAAGCTTTTGTTCAATAGGATCTAGTTGGTTAATCCATTTAACAGCATTTTCTGTTTCTATGTTTTGCAAATCaagcaaaaaaatatacaaccCTTTGGTATTCGCATGCACAGAAGTACCAGGTGAACAAGAGTTCattacatttaaaatatttttcttcatGCGAACTGTTTTGACGTTGGTGGTGgcacttgtttttaaaattctcAATTCAGAGACTTTGTGCAGTTGTGGTTTATATTCCTCACTACACATATTTCCAAACAATACTAGTTTGTTACCAACCTGAACTTGTGCTATACTCTgatgcaaattaaaaaatggcGAGTACTGGCCTGAaagtatttcaatttttttccaagTCCATTCCTTCCAACCAGATCTAAATAACAACCATGCACAAAATGTATAAGGTGAATGTGGTAAAATCATCAAAGCCATAGAATACGCTGTTAACCGTAAATGGCAAATAACTGATTTAGAAGTCTCAAAAAAAGAGTCAGGTGAAGGCTCTCCAACCAAGGTTTGCTTTTGCCATACCCAAGTTTCCAAATTAAGGCACCAtaattctttatttgtttgatttaataaTGCCATTTTTTGACCACCATAAACTACCATTGTGTCCATAGAggaatcatcatcatcatccaTTAATATACAACTTTGAGGTAAATACATTTCAGGAGGGCAGTTTGCGGGCAGAAATGATTTAACAGTCCAGGTACCTGATTTTATGTTATAAACATAAAGGTCATTGGTATATTTTGCACTTCCTCGACCGAGAGTGTTGTTGGGAGGTAGAGATGAGCCACCAAACAAAATGAGATAGGTTTTGTAGCTTTCAAAGACACTGTTAAACTTGGGTGGAGGAACTGCACCTTTCACAACAGGTCTCATCCATGTCAGAGAATTCAGATCTAATTGAATTAAGTCATTGAATCCAGAACTTGATGAACTAAACGATCTTCCTCCGAACACAAACATAGACTTTGTATAGTCATTATAGCAGGCCACTTGAGCAATTCTAGGTGCAATCACAACTGACTGACTACATTCTTCTACTTTAAACCATTCAATAGCACCAGAAGCTACATAATTTTCGAAATTAATGGGCAGTTGCTTGTTCATTCCATTAAGAATACGTTTCCATTTTTTACACACAGCGGACAAGGTATCATATTCTTTATAAGGTGACACATTAGAAAATATTATCTCCAGTATTTCTTCTGGAAGCTCATCCATTTTTGCAGTGCTAATAATATGCAATTATCATTTGTATTGCAAATTGCAGTATATTGTAAGTATAATACTTCTACAAAATTTAGgttcacaaaaaacatcagTAGTCTAAGTagtaacaaaacaatataacGGAAGAGATAGAGATGACAGATAGCACACTGTGACATAAAAGGAAATTACACAGTTGTACAATTTTCATTGACGAAAGTTAATTAATGCCATATGACTTGTTGCTGCTTCGGTAGAATTGCAAAGCTTTGAAGATATCAAGAAAATTTAACTCTTTATGCtgtgatgaaataaatttgtcaCTGTATTAACTATTAAACAACTTTTGACAGTCAACAGGTCGTTGTTTATTGGcatgaagttttaaaaaaggtTATATAAAAAACGACTTTCAGCAAACTTTCAATTCAGAATACTTTAAAAGCAGGTAAAGTTAAGCCCTCGTCAGCTGTCTTCAACTCTTAAAAACTGAATGTTGTGATTTTATGCACCCTTGTAATTTATGTAAAAACCACATCAAAAAAGTTGATCCACAGAATGTACTATTGCCTTGCTTTTGCTTCAGTTTATGATTATGATATTATTTCTCGCCATGGATAATTATAATTGTGCATTTACGAAGAATGAtgtgatataaaaaataatttaaaatttatcacatgATATAGAATAATCTAACAAATATCATCgttttaaactaattttacTCTTTTCCTCAATTTACTTCAATTTGattccaaaaaaaaaatcCATTTATTGCAAAACTGACTAACCAACCAACTGCATTTCTTGCATGTGGGCTGCTTGCCTACAGGTACTTTAGTAGTTACAATCGCAATGTCGGACAACACAACTTTAGTAAACGTCTTTTTCATAAGACCTACGTTTTTAAACAACACTATGGCGATTCACAAATGATTTAATTTGTTAGCAGTAGACCTGGGCCTATTAATATGCACTTGTGTAATCTGTAATGATAGAAGTTGGTGCGTAACTAGGCTAGGCTATAATTTGCAGATAATAATACTTAAGTCCTCACGCCACAAGCGCTATTGGCGCATAAGCATATGGCGAGTGGTCGTAACTGCGTTTTGCGTCAATGGACGGATTTTAGGATAAGTTTAAATCAATGGTGCcgagatcgtccatggacgcttgaAAATGGATCCTATTCGGACTTTTATTGCGTATTTACAAACTCATTGCATTTTTGCCCTAATAAGCCGGTCTGTGGTCTCGTATGGAAGTGCATTgtgattgttacgtcacaaaaccaCTTCAAAGTTACCCAGTTATGAGGTAACTATTCGTACTGTGGGGTCATAAAGAAGTAACGTCACCAAAAATAGTCATCGTACATCATTAACTTCCGGGGGAAATCTGCATCAAAATGCCTTTTTCTAgtctaaaattataattaattacttAATTAATCTGTTTGTGTCAGCTAacgtatttttatttgacatCTCTGATTTACCTGGATTTTGTAGACGCCACAAAAATAGTCGCCACGGTCCAATAAAAAAGTCGGCTAGCTTTACTTTAAGCTAGTAGCGTAGGTCACGGTCGTACAAAGCCTGTTGTTGAAGATGGACAATTACCCTAGAAGAATGTGGCATGGGCAGGGTTTTTTTTAacgtttggtttgggtgaccgctaagtagttttaagagaccgcaagtgtttcatttaaataccaaaaaataacCATATTTGCTTGTCCAGTcttgcaagtccaaattttgggaaaccgctggagaaatttgggggaccgtttcggtcccccaaaacaccttaaaaaaaacactgggcatgggtatgcaaaaagttgattttagttgtGTAAGATTTTACTGTGggttagatttaggttacttAGTATGTTGTAGAAAGTGCGGTGCCTGCCGGCAGGAGGTTCATGAACACGTTTGCtgaaatttttatcttcatatctatttaaaataaataaacaatgaattGAACCTTGAGTTTAATGCATGCCATAacgtcaaaatttgaattttttccaGCACAATATCTCGTCCAAGAAGTCACACCTTCTTGTCAAAAATTCCCCCTTTTTGATGGAAATGTCGGACCATAAAACGAGACGGGCCTTATCCGCCTGACATCTAGATTAAACATTTATGTCCAAGCGGCCGAATTCTGTTTGGATATTGGTTAACGCTAACCGATCAACCGAGGCAATTTTAGCTTTCTGATATCTGGATAAAATTTGGTCAGTTTGTgataattgtcataattaaccCCTTATTCATACGAAATTCTTGTCCtgatctgatgatattataatgttatttgtgtTCTATTTCGTGTGTTCAACAACAAGCgctgtactatattttggcGGTGTTTAGTATACACGACCTggttttgattacttccgaATTATGTCATTCGTACTACAACGCTCTACGCATTGTATTACAACACAGTCTGTAATTTACAGTCTACCGAATGCAGCTTTATTCTGTGCTCTGGAAACAGTAACCATTTTTGAGAATGAATACATATCAATATTTAAGACACTGACAGAACTGGTTCTGGTTCTGTAATGCTTAGCTAGGCTATCAGAGGTTAATGAATGCGCGatcaatggagtcagattagcgaacaatcgatcaagcaataattaacaaTAGCGCTCAACCCCAACATTGCGCTCAGTTAGCATATTCAAGAATTCGttttattatgtcacaaacaATACACAAATTGATCAAAATACTCAAGTAGAGTTATAAGTTATCCTCAAGGCATAAAAACTTTAGTAGATGCATTGCAGATGAGGACTGGGCGGTTTTCTAAAACAGAACTATTTGTAATTGATAGTACGCTTCtgaattaacaaaatttaaaaacaaaaatactaaataaacattaagaaTTGGTGAAATTTTgaatatatagcctacttgttTTTCCATGAAAATCTATGTCACACTtagacatttttacaattgaCACAGTATGTTTTACTAGAAATTAGGGTAAAAAGGTTGCTTTGTGCTTACCGTTTTTTATCCGGTTACCGGTTagctaaaacagaaatatgcggatatatccgttatccggatagtaaatACTATTGATATTCAAACTAACCCTAATAATCACTGATCatgtttaaacaacaaaatcaaggAATTTTACACGCGATGTAATTGTTCAGTTCTGTTGACTTGTTGAAAATCATAAACGTCGACGTACCGGTAATTGAGATGCTTTTTGACTGACATTCAACTTCCATTATTAACGTTGAACTTGCatttatagcctactttatgTTAGGTTTTATTATCTTGTAAGTATTGATGAAAGCTATTTCAACCACACCATTTCACATCAATAtctttatacaaaaaaaaataagatGATTGTTATGGTTTACCATTTGAATCAATTTGAACTTGAATCAAATCAATACTTTTTcttaatatttaatttgtttatgttAACCACCCATATTACGTAAGAGATTGACTGTTTCACCGTTagtgaaaaatattgttaaatatAGGTTTGGTTAGATAGGAGAATagatatgcaaaaagttgctttCAATTATTTAGGGTTTCATTAGTGTTTGATTTAGTCtggaaaaaaaacttttattaggcttaggttactatgttatagcATTTAAGCTGAGTTAAGAAAAAAGATTCGAATGTACGATTTTTTTCAGTGAATCAGTGACGGCCATAACGTTATTGAAGCGGGACATTATCAATCACAGTAGGCTATAGCAGAAAGCACATGTTTCATCATTGAAGAAGTTGTAAACGCCAATAGTTAGACTAAAATGTCGGTAACTAAGAGTCAATAATGAAATATCCACCAAATACAAGTATTAGAAATTACCGCAATACTCGGTACTCGTATACTCGGCCTCGGATACGATCCGGAACATTCCTAACTTGCATGGCGTTCAAGTAGTGGTAAACAGTCGTCTTCTCTATGAGGAATAACTTCTTTCGCAGGAGAAAAACGCGAGGGGGCTTATACGACCGACATAcgttaaaaacatatttttggcTTGAAAACCAGGGAGGAAACTTTTACGCAGGTATATACGGTACTGTGTTATATcaactaaaatattaacaatgtTTTACATGCTTTTTCTACTGTGACAAATAAACATGATTTAGTTTAGCTGCCAACTTTTTTGTACTGGGAAGTTGAATATAAGATCCGTAAGTTATTATATAAACGGAATTGTTTGCATATAGTACTTTTTTAAAGTGATAAATAAGCTTGATTTAGTTTAGCTATACACACTTTTTCATACGGAGACGTTTACTGCAAAGTCCATCAGTTATGTATTAAAAAATTCTCTGCAGACATTTATTCACTTGTGAATAAGCATGATTCGGTTTAGCTACGAACTTTATCATGTTTATCATGAAGTTGTTTAGAATGTTTACAGACTTTTTTTAATGATAAATAGGCCAGTTTAGTGAAAGTGTTCATTGCCGTTTGTTTTATATGTGTGTTATTATAAGCCTTTTCGTATATGATTTATCTTGTTTTTGTCTCAAAGCATTTAAGCTAACGGATACTGTGCAAATATGTCTCTTTTTTCCAATACATCAAGTATTTCCAACAAGAATTTAGTGGAATTCCGTGCGggaaaaatgaattttaagGTTTGTTCTGAAGTGCTAATTGCAAGGATTTAGTGCACTTTTCAGTGCTCAACGACATGATGCAGTTGCCTACTAGACCCttgttttttataagtttagtTGTGACATCAGTATATTTTACCTTTGCCTACGGCTGTAAGCGTCtaacttttaaatttcaagGCGGTTATTTACATAAACTGGGGATTCAAATGATTTAAGAAACAGTTACAGTATATACTacttatttttgtaatttagaATATATACAGTTTTatcacaaattttaaaataacggGAAAACAATGTTAAGAGATAAATAATGTAGGCATTAAACTTTATAATACGTGACCTGATCTGACCTGACCATAAGGTTTAATGAGTCGCATTAACAGAATAACATAAATACATACATGTGTTTTGTAGTtaataaagtaaaagaaaaagagtCCAGGGCTGGGGAGCCACTGCAAAAAAGCATAggctccggctccagctccggagctatCAAGCATTCATCCactagctccagctccggagctatAAACTTTTGAACAGcggctccggctccagctccggtATAGGTTTTAAAAATAGCAGCTAAGACAAATTATCACTacgtaacacaatttttgtttggctattttttttaatgcccctttatgtatttttgggtgctgagttcaaaaatccagttagtttttttgtaccatcgttactttttgaaatactgtattcaaattttgatattt includes the following:
- the LOC143473188 gene encoding F-box only protein 42-like, yielding MDELPEEILEIIFSNVSPYKEYDTLSAVCKKWKRILNGMNKQLPINFENYVASGAIEWFKVEECSQSVVIAPRIAQVACYNDYTKSMFVFGGRSFSSSSSGFNDLIQLDLNSLTWMRPVVKGAVPPPKFNSVFESYKTYLILFGGSSLPPNNTLGRGSAKYTNDLYVYNIKSGTWTVKSFLPANCPPEMYLPQSCILMDDDDDSSMDTMVVYGGQKMALLNQTNKELWCLNLETWVWQKQTLVGEPSPDSFFETSKSVICHLRLTAYSMALMILPHSPYTFCAWLLFRSGWKEWTWKKIEILSGQYSPFFNLHQSIAQVQVGNKLVLFGNMCSEEYKPQLHKVSELRILKTSATTNVKTVRMKKNILNVMNSCSPGTSVHANTKGLYIFLLDLQNIETENAVKWINQLDPIEQKLRPSFVGKEIPSNVTAVLGKGEIILHSAVKHGKKVCMSLYIVRGYK